In the Metabacillus endolithicus genome, one interval contains:
- a CDS encoding sensor domain-containing protein, whose amino-acid sequence MEYIKYLSTLTTYEPQLRLLIDLIPEFIVLKDGYSRWLVTNKLVLNSYGMEDDFPYIGKTDLELAEIFPAHRHNFIFNMETDKAAWENGEAIQIEKSFQTPDGITRTWEVIKTPVFDKNSNKSHLIIVSREITERKKAEESLKVSESNYRFIAENMKDILITVNHKGIIKYLSPSFEKITGYSYKDYINREIAKLIEYIHPNQYRPIKKAFKELVLGKENHNIFEYQFLKRDGQYIWLEANVNTIYNENGDFEKLVLVARDIIQRKHFQSQLETLAYYDYLTNIPNRRYFMEKLSSEISRANDTNQLLALMYLDIDYFKNINDKLGHHIGDMLLVMLTRRIQNILRDTDILARIGGDEFAIILSNLSSSTEAQIIGERIAKKLQEPWYIEGHTFQTTSSIGIACYFKDGTSTSNIGL is encoded by the coding sequence ATGGAATACATTAAATACCTATCGACCCTTACAACATATGAACCACAGCTTCGATTATTGATAGATTTAATTCCTGAGTTTATAGTTTTAAAAGATGGTTACAGCAGATGGCTTGTAACAAATAAACTAGTTCTTAACTCCTATGGTATGGAGGATGACTTTCCCTATATTGGAAAAACTGACTTGGAGCTAGCGGAGATTTTCCCTGCTCATCGACATAACTTTATTTTTAATATGGAGACAGATAAAGCGGCATGGGAAAATGGTGAAGCAATTCAAATTGAGAAATCTTTTCAAACTCCCGATGGTATTACAAGAACTTGGGAAGTTATTAAAACACCGGTATTTGATAAAAATAGTAATAAAAGCCATTTAATTATTGTTAGTAGAGAGATAACGGAAAGAAAAAAGGCGGAAGAATCATTAAAAGTAAGTGAATCTAACTACCGTTTTATAGCTGAAAATATGAAGGATATACTTATAACAGTAAATCATAAAGGAATTATTAAGTATCTATCTCCTTCCTTTGAGAAAATAACTGGTTATTCTTATAAAGATTATATAAATCGAGAAATAGCTAAACTAATTGAGTACATTCATCCAAATCAGTACAGACCTATAAAAAAGGCTTTCAAAGAATTGGTACTTGGCAAAGAAAATCATAATATCTTTGAATATCAATTTCTTAAAAGAGATGGTCAATATATCTGGCTTGAGGCAAATGTAAACACCATTTATAACGAGAATGGGGATTTTGAAAAACTAGTTTTAGTTGCTAGAGATATTATTCAGCGTAAACATTTTCAATCCCAATTAGAAACGTTGGCCTACTATGATTATTTAACAAATATACCAAATCGTCGTTATTTTATGGAAAAACTTTCATCCGAAATCTCTCGAGCAAACGATACAAATCAATTATTAGCCTTAATGTATCTAGATATCGATTATTTTAAAAATATAAATGATAAATTGGGTCATCACATTGGGGATATGCTTCTCGTGATGCTCACAAGGAGAATTCAAAATATTCTTCGTGATACAGATATACTTGCTAGAATAGGGGGAGATGAATTTGCTATCATTCTCTCTAACTTATCAAGTTCTACAGAAGCTCAAATAATTGGGGAACGAATCGCAAAAAAACTGCAGGAACCTTGGTATATTGAAGGTCATACTTTCCAAACAACCTCTTCAATTGGCATAGCATGTTACTTTAAGGATGGAACTAGTACCTCAAACATTGGTTTGTAA
- a CDS encoding RNA polymerase sigma factor: MTISRDQQLSIYDKSRELKKEFNQLVDEFTEGLWRYCLYLTGSHWDGEDLYQETMVKALGNIYQRWHPTNPKPYLYRIATNTWIDHCRKEKRIIGSLEEEEVPAEENPDTLDVEEALNHLISLFTPRQCAVFLLMEVFSFTAKEVAGIVQTTPGAVYATLQRMRTKLKNQPPKSNSKPDSTLNSIKSEDTTIKKYLNALNNGDLEGVLSIFSDNAHNEASLGFQEFTKDEMRSGSMQFGLPGFVLKGTNFGGEMSLLYFMMENKVQKFTIFSIKKLKMGKLFFIVVIILGRNSCLLPLKS, encoded by the coding sequence ATGACTATTTCACGTGATCAACAGCTTTCAATTTATGATAAATCTCGAGAGCTTAAAAAAGAGTTTAACCAGTTAGTTGATGAATTTACAGAAGGTTTGTGGAGGTATTGTCTTTATCTAACTGGTTCACATTGGGATGGGGAAGATTTGTATCAAGAGACGATGGTAAAGGCGCTTGGTAACATATATCAACGATGGCATCCAACAAACCCAAAACCATATTTATACAGAATAGCGACTAATACATGGATTGATCACTGTCGTAAAGAAAAAAGAATAATTGGTAGTCTAGAGGAAGAAGAAGTTCCAGCAGAAGAAAATCCTGATACTTTAGATGTTGAAGAAGCTCTTAATCATCTTATTAGCCTTTTTACTCCTAGACAATGTGCTGTTTTTCTACTTATGGAGGTATTTTCCTTTACAGCTAAAGAAGTGGCTGGTATTGTTCAGACAACTCCAGGTGCTGTTTATGCAACTTTGCAACGCATGCGAACAAAATTGAAAAACCAACCACCTAAATCAAATTCAAAGCCTGATTCTACATTAAATTCAATAAAAAGTGAGGATACAACTATTAAAAAATACTTAAATGCATTGAATAATGGTGATCTTGAAGGAGTACTGTCTATTTTTAGTGACAATGCTCATAACGAAGCTTCATTAGGTTTCCAGGAGTTTACTAAGGATGAAATGCGCTCTGGATCGATGCAGTTTGGTTTACCTGGTTTCGTACTGAAAGGTACCAACTTTGGGGGAGAAATGTCATTGTTGTATTTTATGATGGAGAACAAGGTCCAGAAGTTCACGATATTCAGTATCAAGAAATTGAAAATGGGAAAATTGTTCTTCATCGTAGTTATTATTTTAGGAAGGAATTCATGTTTGCTGCCTCTGAAGAGTTAG
- a CDS encoding VOC family protein, translating into MNSVLNKISGVFIPISNIENARDWYCDILDLSTEGEIYFGHIYVLPLDGPNIVLDSKIFAPDDVYKTPAFQLQTDDIHLSYEYLKEKNVKITTKIENGHWFNFKDPDGNVIMVCK; encoded by the coding sequence ATGAACTCAGTATTAAATAAAATTAGTGGTGTTTTTATACCAATTAGTAATATTGAAAATGCTCGTGATTGGTATTGTGATATTTTAGACTTGTCAACAGAAGGGGAGATTTACTTTGGTCATATCTATGTTCTTCCATTAGATGGGCCAAATATTGTACTTGATAGTAAAATTTTCGCACCAGACGATGTATATAAGACTCCAGCATTTCAACTGCAAACTGATGATATCCATCTATCTTACGAATATCTAAAAGAAAAAAATGTGAAAATAACCACTAAAATTGAAAATGGACATTGGTTTAATTTTAAGGACCCAGATGGCAATGTAATAATGGTATGTAAATAA
- a CDS encoding CBO0543 family protein: MLVTTEQGKRLNEILDLQEKVVSMWLDYWEEYSHFGTGPFWVIVLMLVVPLVILYFKIDRTNVFQLGFYGFNIHTWFTYSDAIAMRTGHVYYPFQAIPVMPVNFALDASLVPVTFMLVYQWCINNNKNVFLYGILTSAFFSFLLKPVMAAWDLIKLGNGMNYFYLFLNYLVILIMAIVITKIFIYLKHHPRIYKNK; this comes from the coding sequence ATGTTGGTGACTACGGAACAAGGAAAGCGACTAAATGAAATATTGGATTTACAAGAGAAGGTTGTTTCCATGTGGTTAGATTATTGGGAGGAATACTCTCACTTTGGTACAGGTCCTTTCTGGGTTATTGTTTTGATGTTAGTTGTTCCACTTGTGATTCTTTATTTTAAGATCGATAGAACAAATGTTTTTCAACTTGGTTTCTATGGTTTTAATATACACACTTGGTTTACTTATTCAGATGCGATCGCAATGAGGACGGGGCACGTATATTATCCGTTCCAGGCGATACCAGTTATGCCAGTTAACTTTGCCTTAGATGCTTCACTTGTTCCTGTCACCTTCATGTTGGTATATCAATGGTGTATCAATAACAATAAGAATGTATTCCTTTATGGTATATTAACGAGTGCTTTTTTCTCATTTTTATTAAAACCTGTAATGGCTGCTTGGGATTTAATCAAACTAGGAAATGGTATGAATTACTTTTATCTCTTTCTCAATTATCTAGTCATCTTAATAATGGCAATTGTAATAACAAAGATATTTATCTACTTAAAACACCATCCAAGGATATATAAAAATAAATAA
- a CDS encoding PadR family transcriptional regulator: MSHKNSPKKFALNMSAAQFTKFYILHLLQTKPSGMISEHFKEEFKKIGGQWVPAPSTLLDTLHDMTNDGLLSRRDSYKSLEKRRQRVYYYTLTEQGKEEFDILKKKYLILFQEQKEIIERILKTVFN, translated from the coding sequence TTGTCTCATAAGAATAGTCCTAAAAAATTTGCACTTAATATGAGCGCTGCTCAATTCACTAAATTTTATATCCTTCACCTTCTCCAGACAAAACCAAGCGGTATGATATCAGAACATTTTAAAGAAGAATTTAAGAAGATTGGTGGCCAATGGGTACCAGCTCCTTCTACTCTTCTTGACACCCTACATGATATGACAAATGATGGTTTATTAAGCCGTAGAGACTCCTATAAATCTCTAGAAAAGAGGCGACAGCGTGTATATTACTATACATTAACTGAACAAGGGAAAGAAGAGTTTGATATTCTTAAAAAGAAATATCTTATTTTGTTCCAAGAGCAAAAGGAAATTATCGAACGTATCTTAAAAACAGTTTTTAATTAA
- a CDS encoding helix-turn-helix domain-containing protein, with the protein MAMENKAKKADYFRPYNLSGDKGILKVMGLEINERYPQRTKETVENVLDTLLEDKIIDNWEYVGDFDGISSKKFWLEGWLNSQVRIIPTKDLLSQYKKENIEEKQTINTISMLQSLIEKEMKIVSEYENSTNDDTNALASLFTKERKKRNLSISAAASQIGVSHSTLSRFERGQIKKPTNENIEKIKNWLGIEDLD; encoded by the coding sequence ATGGCAATGGAGAATAAGGCAAAAAAAGCAGATTACTTTCGCCCTTATAATTTAAGTGGGGACAAGGGAATTCTTAAAGTAATGGGGTTAGAGATTAATGAAAGATATCCCCAACGAACAAAAGAAACTGTTGAGAATGTATTGGACACTTTATTAGAAGATAAGATTATTGACAATTGGGAGTATGTTGGAGATTTTGATGGAATTTCATCGAAAAAATTCTGGTTGGAAGGTTGGCTTAATTCTCAGGTGCGTATTATTCCTACTAAGGATTTATTAAGTCAGTACAAAAAAGAGAACATTGAAGAAAAGCAGACAATTAATACAATCAGTATGTTACAAAGCTTAATAGAAAAAGAAATGAAAATAGTAAGTGAATACGAGAATAGTACTAATGATGATACAAATGCTCTAGCAAGTCTCTTCACAAAGGAGAGAAAAAAGAGGAATCTTTCTATTTCAGCAGCAGCTAGTCAAATAGGCGTCTCTCATAGTACCCTCTCTAGATTTGAGAGAGGACAAATAAAAAAGCCTACAAATGAAAATATAGAGAAAATAAAAAACTGGTTGGGAATAGAAGACTTGGATTAA
- the istB gene encoding IS21-like element helper ATPase IstB, with protein MNSSYQQLVSNLEYLNLKQMITHLNDTIDFSTKNELSLVDTLMKLTNYEIDVREKTMINSMVKVGAFPHRKEINEFNFDFQPTINKQQILDFLSLRFIEDKQNIIFMGTSGVGKTHLATSIGIAAAKKRTSTYFIKCNELILNLKKAKLENRLESRLKHYGKYKLLIIDEIGYLPIDKEDAKLFFQLIDLRYEKKSTILTTNISFKEWDAVFQDSKLANAILDRVLHHATVVNIVGPSYRIKDHLAKEDDD; from the coding sequence TTGAATAGTAGTTATCAACAATTAGTAAGTAATTTGGAATATTTAAACTTAAAACAGATGATTACTCATCTTAACGATACCATTGATTTTAGTACCAAGAATGAATTATCTCTCGTTGACACATTGATGAAATTAACGAACTATGAAATAGATGTTCGTGAGAAAACAATGATAAATTCAATGGTTAAGGTGGGGGCATTTCCCCACCGTAAAGAGATAAATGAGTTTAACTTTGATTTTCAACCAACGATAAATAAACAACAAATTCTTGATTTTCTTTCTCTGCGTTTTATCGAAGATAAACAGAATATTATCTTTATGGGGACTAGTGGTGTTGGCAAAACTCACTTAGCGACTTCGATTGGAATCGCTGCAGCCAAAAAACGAACAAGTACCTATTTTATTAAATGTAATGAACTTATCTTAAACTTGAAAAAGGCAAAGCTAGAAAATCGCTTAGAGTCTCGATTAAAGCACTATGGGAAATATAAATTACTAATTATTGATGAAATTGGTTACCTTCCAATTGACAAAGAAGATGCCAAATTATTCTTTCAGCTAATTGATTTGAGATATGAAAAGAAAAGTACAATCTTAACTACAAACATTAGCTTTAAAGAGTGGGATGCGGTGTTCCAGGATTCTAAATTAGCAAATGCAATATTAGATCGTGTATTACATCATGCCACAGTCGTCAACATTGTTGGTCCTTCTTATAGAATTAAAGATCACTTAGCAAAAGAAGATGATGATTAA
- the istA gene encoding IS21 family transposase: MHVQLDLTTEIEVKSLKDLPKLKFLMESLNMKINKSKIGRELGVDRRTVDRYLNGKGPSKTRNRKSRIDELYEVISDLLSKDSIQTFYYKRVLWEYLKDNHSLNCSQSSFRRYISNKPEFQAYFTDGKRTQATQSVVRYETPPGEQAQFDWKENIKYITCDGEIIHVNVGVLVLGNSRFKSYGLTMSKSQSILMSFLMECFEAIGGVPKIILTDNMKTVMDEHRTEYSKGVVNERFEQFASDSGFEIKPCIAGRPRTKGKVESIMKLLDEIHAYQGKFTYEGLHQFVQKLCERHNQSFNQGNRKIPILALKQEKSHLLPLPRKEIRDSYKIKHKLVKVNPASMITYKSNQYSVPAEYKGKTVGLQVYDDHIHVYYNTDLIAQHRISNKVLNYKEEHYTDVLSRGMPDYPDIDELAKKNLLAMDEVYKIE, translated from the coding sequence ATGCATGTACAGCTAGATTTAACGACAGAGATAGAAGTAAAAAGTCTAAAAGATTTACCAAAGTTAAAATTTCTTATGGAGAGCTTAAACATGAAAATAAATAAAAGTAAGATAGGGCGAGAATTGGGAGTAGATCGGAGGACTGTGGATCGATATTTAAATGGAAAGGGGCCAAGTAAAACCCGTAATAGAAAATCTAGAATAGATGAGTTATATGAAGTTATATCAGACTTACTCTCAAAGGATTCAATACAAACTTTTTACTACAAGAGAGTTCTTTGGGAGTACTTAAAGGATAACCATAGTTTGAACTGTTCCCAGTCATCTTTCCGACGATACATATCAAACAAACCTGAATTCCAAGCATATTTTACCGATGGTAAAAGAACTCAAGCTACACAATCTGTTGTTCGTTATGAAACCCCTCCGGGGGAACAGGCTCAATTCGACTGGAAAGAGAACATAAAATACATAACGTGTGATGGGGAGATTATCCACGTTAATGTAGGAGTGTTGGTGTTAGGAAATTCAAGGTTTAAGTCTTATGGTTTAACCATGTCCAAATCACAAAGTATATTAATGTCCTTTTTGATGGAGTGCTTTGAAGCAATTGGTGGAGTACCAAAGATCATTTTAACGGACAATATGAAAACAGTAATGGATGAACATAGAACAGAGTATTCAAAAGGAGTGGTTAATGAACGATTTGAACAGTTTGCCAGCGATAGTGGATTTGAAATCAAACCTTGTATTGCAGGAAGGCCAAGGACAAAAGGGAAAGTAGAGAGTATTATGAAGCTCTTAGATGAGATTCATGCTTATCAGGGGAAATTCACTTACGAAGGACTTCACCAATTTGTACAAAAGCTTTGTGAACGCCATAATCAAAGTTTTAATCAAGGAAATAGAAAGATTCCAATACTTGCTTTAAAACAAGAAAAGAGTCACTTACTCCCCCTACCAAGGAAAGAAATAAGAGACTCTTATAAGATCAAACACAAGCTTGTAAAGGTTAACCCTGCGAGCATGATTACGTACAAATCAAACCAGTATTCAGTACCAGCTGAATACAAAGGGAAAACCGTTGGTTTACAAGTCTATGACGATCACATACATGTATATTATAACACGGATTTGATCGCTCAACATCGAATCAGTAATAAGGTACTGAATTATAAGGAAGAACATTATACAGACGTATTGTCACGGGGAATGCCAGACTATCCTGATATTGATGAGCTAGCTAAAAAGAATCTACTGGCAATGGATGAGGTGTATAAAATTGAATAG
- a CDS encoding IS110 family transposase produces MDPVIGLDIAKEESQVQAFLQKKHPYKRSFKFDHHLDGLNVFYKFYKEVEAKAGKSPIVIFESTGHYHEPVVQFLEREKIIYIMVNPIVSHGAKKSTMRKVKTDAIDAYHLCELYYKEDLEPYHRKSVQVLNLRNLTRQHDAITSSYVQMKLQFQAILDQVFPEYKKVFGDTYSRVSLKTLLLYPCPENVLKEDERHLAEIIKELCPTRSYEWALKKSGELKGAASRDPFQKNLYESNLISMRMYIQILLEYQEHLSKLKEEIDTLAIQMEDYHILRSIPGIGDKIAATILSEIGEIERFIHPKKLVAFAGIDPRIHESGKFKATYNRITKRGSSRLRQALYTAVVCGLRNSRNSKLIEFYQKKRDEGKPHKVVMIACSNKLIQWIFYILKRKEAFR; encoded by the coding sequence ATGGATCCAGTTATAGGTCTGGACATTGCAAAAGAAGAGAGTCAAGTACAAGCCTTTTTACAAAAGAAGCATCCTTACAAAAGGAGTTTTAAGTTTGATCATCATTTAGATGGATTGAATGTATTTTACAAGTTTTATAAAGAAGTAGAAGCTAAAGCAGGAAAGTCTCCAATCGTTATTTTTGAGTCTACAGGACACTATCATGAACCAGTAGTACAGTTCTTAGAGAGGGAAAAAATCATTTATATCATGGTGAATCCTATCGTTTCTCATGGGGCAAAAAAGTCAACTATGAGAAAGGTAAAGACAGACGCAATTGATGCTTATCATTTGTGCGAGCTTTATTATAAAGAGGATTTGGAGCCTTATCATAGGAAGAGTGTACAGGTATTAAACCTGCGTAATTTGACGAGACAACATGATGCGATTACAAGTTCTTATGTACAGATGAAGCTGCAATTCCAAGCGATTTTAGATCAGGTATTTCCAGAGTATAAAAAAGTATTCGGAGATACGTATTCTAGGGTTTCGTTGAAAACTTTATTATTATATCCTTGTCCAGAAAACGTATTGAAAGAGGATGAAAGGCACCTGGCTGAAATAATAAAGGAACTTTGTCCTACTAGATCTTATGAGTGGGCACTTAAGAAATCCGGAGAATTAAAGGGTGCTGCTTCTAGAGATCCGTTTCAGAAAAATCTCTATGAAAGTAATCTAATTAGCATGAGGATGTATATTCAAATTCTTTTAGAATACCAAGAGCATCTATCAAAGTTAAAGGAAGAGATAGATACTCTGGCAATACAAATGGAAGACTATCATATATTACGCTCAATTCCTGGAATAGGAGATAAGATTGCGGCAACAATCCTCTCTGAAATAGGAGAAATAGAACGTTTTATACATCCCAAAAAGCTTGTAGCCTTCGCAGGAATTGATCCGAGGATACACGAATCTGGGAAATTTAAGGCGACCTATAATCGAATAACCAAAAGAGGTTCTAGTAGACTTAGACAAGCACTATACACTGCCGTAGTATGTGGGTTACGAAACTCTCGAAATAGTAAATTGATAGAGTTTTATCAGAAAAAACGAGACGAAGGAAAGCCACATAAAGTAGTGATGATCGCCTGTTCTAATAAACTCATCCAATGGATATTTTACATTTTAAAACGTAAAGAGGCTTTTAGATAA
- a CDS encoding GNAT family N-acetyltransferase, whose translation MTEGSEVSIRTGQIDDAISILDIQRDVITENKYLISEIGECNKTLEKQRIWIQKILDNHRETLIIAEKDEKVIGFIAFESPNLKRLAHTGTFETMIYRDYRGLGIGKMLISELLAWAENNPLIEKVSLGVLSTNNRAISLYKSMGFVEEGRKTKEIKVSENEYADDILMYKFV comes from the coding sequence ATAACTGAAGGTAGCGAAGTTTCTATACGTACGGGTCAAATAGACGATGCAATATCTATTTTAGATATTCAAAGAGATGTTATAACAGAAAATAAATATCTAATTTCAGAAATAGGTGAGTGTAATAAAACATTAGAAAAACAAAGAATTTGGATACAGAAGATTTTAGATAATCACAGGGAAACTTTAATTATAGCTGAAAAAGATGAAAAAGTTATCGGCTTTATAGCTTTCGAATCACCGAATCTCAAAAGATTAGCTCATACTGGCACATTTGAAACGATGATATATAGAGATTATAGGGGGTTAGGTATTGGTAAAATGCTTATTAGTGAACTTTTGGCATGGGCTGAAAATAATCCTTTAATTGAAAAGGTGAGTTTAGGAGTTCTTTCGACTAATAATAGAGCTATATCTTTGTATAAAAGCATGGGGTTTGTAGAAGAAGGACGGAAAACCAAAGAAATTAAGGTGAGTGAAAATGAATATGCAGATGACATACTTATGTATAAATTTGTATAG
- a CDS encoding sigma-70 family RNA polymerase sigma factor, giving the protein MNVNEKPFVDENYLREIMNKYGTPLLKLVYSYVKNWTTAEDIVQETFITFAQKHYQFKGKSSLKTWLYQIAINKSKDFLKSPKNKLSHFSFNPFVLTSKGEEDENKLIDDDESRLISECLFKLTIKYREVLTLFYYEELSIKEISNVLCISEGNVKTRLSRGREKFKHVYLKEVKTDGRKIKQAKNIIG; this is encoded by the coding sequence TTGAATGTTAATGAAAAACCATTTGTAGATGAAAATTATCTTAGAGAGATAATGAATAAGTATGGAACACCTTTGTTAAAGCTGGTTTACTCTTACGTTAAGAATTGGACAACTGCGGAAGACATTGTACAGGAAACATTTATAACGTTTGCACAAAAACATTACCAATTTAAAGGTAAATCTTCCTTAAAGACTTGGTTATATCAAATTGCAATTAATAAATCTAAAGATTTTCTTAAAAGTCCAAAGAATAAATTATCACATTTCTCTTTTAATCCTTTCGTATTAACTAGTAAGGGAGAAGAGGATGAGAATAAATTGATTGATGATGATGAATCCCGATTAATCTCAGAATGTCTTTTTAAGTTAACAATAAAATATAGGGAAGTTCTCACCCTCTTTTATTATGAAGAATTAAGCATTAAAGAGATATCAAATGTTCTCTGTATAAGCGAGGGGAATGTAAAAACTAGACTGTCTCGGGGTAGGGAGAAATTTAAACATGTGTACTTAAAGGAGGTAAAAACTGATGGAAGAAAAATTAAACAAGCTAAAAACATCATTGGATAA
- a CDS encoding LCP family protein, translated as MEEKLNKLKTSLDKDRYKNISFNDEMQDVTIEKLRSIKSENKRSYKPMLASLVAITVALLLFFSFDFSSVHRNSANIGNEAEPKDYEDQSVNYLVVLSREDKPSILLININKEEKEAKYISVPNKLYINNVLFDNPITEDAIEKAFSVKITNTFLLDDNILGDFIEKNKGIQVNNDFDFEYGQSVFKEGIITFQKGQELVDFTSMRVLDPRGDHGRDARVISVLEELFKQEEFYTDILKKKMTEFDKVLLSIKNIKFEDNVVFEEQNIDGVYSEKIDDKNLEKLKKSFGWSEN; from the coding sequence ATGGAAGAAAAATTAAACAAGCTAAAAACATCATTGGATAAAGATAGATATAAGAACATTAGCTTCAATGATGAAATGCAAGATGTGACAATTGAAAAGCTTAGGAGTATTAAAAGTGAAAATAAAAGAAGTTATAAACCAATGTTAGCTTCATTAGTTGCTATTACAGTAGCGTTACTGTTATTTTTTAGCTTTGATTTTTCATCTGTTCATAGAAATTCAGCGAATATTGGAAATGAAGCAGAACCTAAAGATTACGAGGATCAATCCGTAAATTATTTAGTTGTTTTAAGTAGAGAAGATAAGCCTAGTATCTTACTTATAAATATTAATAAAGAGGAAAAAGAAGCAAAGTATATATCAGTTCCAAATAAGCTTTATATAAATAATGTTTTATTTGATAATCCAATTACGGAAGATGCCATAGAAAAAGCTTTCTCTGTTAAGATCACAAATACATTTCTTTTAGATGATAATATTTTAGGGGATTTTATTGAAAAAAACAAAGGAATACAAGTTAATAATGATTTTGATTTTGAATATGGCCAGAGTGTTTTTAAAGAAGGAATAATTACATTTCAAAAAGGTCAGGAACTTGTAGATTTTACATCCATGAGAGTACTGGACCCAAGAGGTGACCATGGTAGAGATGCACGGGTAATCTCAGTATTAGAAGAATTATTTAAGCAAGAAGAGTTCTATACAGATATTCTTAAAAAGAAAATGACAGAGTTTGATAAAGTATTGTTATCTATTAAAAATATTAAGTTTGAAGACAATGTTGTATTTGAAGAACAGAACATTGATGGAGTATATAGTGAAAAAATAGATGATAAAAATTTAGAAAAACTTAAAAAGTCATTTGGTTGGAGTGAAAACTAA
- a CDS encoding Rad52/Rad22 family DNA repair protein — protein sequence METLDVKKVGKELAAPFAPDEIEWRVSRVSVNSRGPQAIVVPYVSSRAIQNRFDNVVGWDRWENKIQQLPNGAFIQSISIRIGENQTITKCDGADPTNFEETKGGISSALKRTAVLFGVGRYLYNLSEVWVEVHEKRKTDRDIYTYHKDKKDQSKDVRGYFTPPTLPNWALPEALDMSSPRLEMNCHLMNTTINNLTQYQLAWLNVFSKIWWRNNMTTE from the coding sequence ATGGAAACACTTGATGTAAAGAAGGTTGGAAAAGAGTTAGCGGCACCTTTTGCTCCAGATGAAATTGAATGGAGAGTATCGCGAGTTAGTGTTAACAGTCGAGGGCCGCAAGCTATAGTTGTACCTTATGTTTCTTCAAGAGCTATCCAAAATAGGTTTGACAATGTAGTTGGATGGGATCGATGGGAAAATAAAATTCAACAATTACCGAATGGTGCGTTTATTCAATCAATTAGTATTAGGATAGGTGAGAATCAAACAATCACAAAGTGTGATGGAGCTGATCCTACAAATTTTGAGGAAACCAAAGGAGGAATTTCTTCAGCATTAAAGCGTACCGCTGTGCTTTTTGGAGTGGGGAGGTACTTATATAACCTTAGTGAAGTTTGGGTTGAAGTACACGAGAAAAGAAAAACCGATAGAGATATCTATACTTACCACAAGGATAAGAAGGATCAATCTAAAGATGTTAGAGGTTACTTTACTCCTCCCACATTACCAAATTGGGCATTACCAGAGGCTTTGGACATGAGCAGTCCCCGTCTAGAAATGAATTGTCATCTCATGAACACCACAATCAACAATCTAACACAATACCAGCTGGCATGGTTGAATGTATTTTCAAAGATATGGTGGAGAAACAATATGACGACGGAGTAG
- a CDS encoding single-stranded DNA-binding protein produces the protein MWNTFELIGNLTKKPVLRKTNSGIPVTNLDIAHNYWVGEEKRTDYLQVTLWKDNAVNACKYLDTGRQVFVNGTIKPVKQEISNKKYTFNELHAESVKYLGSNNQGNSNNQNNSSDQQGQLNSYQEDNYTQVGNNPFQRGNENQNYSSNPFEQRNTNPFGR, from the coding sequence ATGTGGAATACATTTGAACTAATCGGGAATTTAACAAAAAAACCAGTGCTTCGAAAAACGAACTCAGGAATTCCTGTGACAAATTTAGATATTGCTCATAATTACTGGGTAGGAGAAGAGAAAAGAACTGATTATCTGCAGGTAACTTTATGGAAAGACAATGCTGTTAATGCATGTAAGTATCTTGATACAGGTAGACAAGTTTTCGTTAACGGAACAATTAAACCTGTAAAACAAGAGATCAGTAATAAAAAGTATACGTTTAATGAACTTCATGCAGAATCTGTAAAGTACTTAGGCAGCAATAATCAAGGTAACAGTAATAATCAAAATAATTCTTCTGACCAACAAGGTCAACTAAACAGTTACCAGGAAGATAATTATACACAAGTAGGTAATAATCCATTTCAAAGAGGTAATGAGAACCAGAATTATAGTTCTAACCCTTTTGAGCAAAGAAATACAAACCCGTTTGGAAGATGA